A part of Candidatus Deferrimicrobium borealis genomic DNA contains:
- a CDS encoding AsmA family protein — MKRLLISLGILVALLVLAGVAILVLVDVNAHKPRIEAAVSDALGMEFRIRGKARLRLFPSARIVLSDVRLRNRGTDLATAETLRVGVMLLPLLNRQVHITELLLDTPVIRIEKGTDGKFNYETPPAPVKPTTGPKEAKASSAHLRVARSSVSGGKIVYVDRKAGSETTLDAVDLSVRDLSIPPAGGAALMKGISFTGDLSVKGIQTKGLAVSDVRAKVTAGAGVYEIRPITMKLFGGAGEGGIRVDLSGDRMAMSGGIALAGVRLRRRDTDLASAEKVRVGVQLLPLPNRQVEITELVFEKPVIRIEKGTDGTFNYETPAGDAKPTTGSREPEAPSAPLRVARSSVSGGKIVYVDRKAGSETTLDAVDLSVRDLSIPTAGGAELPKRISFTGDLSVKGIRTKDSAISDVRAKVTAGAGIFEFRPVTMKLFGGAGEGGIRVDLSGDRTALKVGFTLAKFRVEEPLAALARKKYLTGTMTLTPDLSLRGKGADEMKRTLSGTVSLRGDGLTLNGMEIDRALSTVEAAQQLNLADVGTYLLTGPLGPAAVKGYRYGGDSRSTAGEAESRITRLVSDWTVRNGVAEARDVAFSTAKNRIALKGKLDLVNGRFVDVTVAVLDGKGCAKLRQKISGPFADPRMDKMSMLQSVASPLLGILEREAKRFLGPSACEPFYTGTVQHPK, encoded by the coding sequence CCACAAGCCCCGGATCGAAGCCGCCGTCTCCGATGCGCTCGGGATGGAGTTCCGGATCCGCGGGAAGGCCCGGCTGCGTCTCTTCCCTTCGGCGCGCATCGTCCTCTCCGACGTGCGGCTGCGCAACCGCGGCACCGACCTCGCCACCGCGGAAACGCTGCGGGTCGGGGTAATGTTGCTGCCGCTGCTGAACCGGCAGGTACATATCACGGAGCTGCTCCTCGATACGCCGGTGATCCGGATCGAGAAGGGGACCGACGGGAAGTTCAACTACGAAACCCCGCCCGCCCCCGTGAAGCCGACGACGGGGCCGAAGGAGGCCAAAGCTTCCTCCGCTCACCTCCGGGTGGCGAGAAGCTCCGTGTCGGGGGGGAAGATCGTCTACGTCGATCGGAAAGCGGGGAGCGAAACGACCCTCGACGCGGTCGACCTCTCCGTGCGGGACCTCTCGATCCCCCCGGCCGGAGGCGCGGCGCTCATGAAGGGGATCTCCTTCACCGGCGACCTCTCCGTCAAGGGGATCCAGACGAAGGGCCTCGCCGTTTCGGACGTTCGCGCGAAGGTGACGGCCGGCGCGGGCGTCTACGAGATCCGCCCCATCACGATGAAGCTCTTCGGCGGCGCGGGAGAGGGCGGGATCCGCGTCGACCTCTCCGGGGACCGGATGGCCATGTCGGGGGGGATCGCCCTCGCCGGCGTGCGGCTTCGCAGACGCGACACCGATCTCGCCTCGGCGGAGAAAGTGCGGGTGGGCGTGCAGCTGCTGCCGCTGCCGAACCGGCAGGTGGAAATCACGGAACTGGTCTTTGAAAAGCCGGTGATCCGGATCGAGAAGGGGACCGACGGAACGTTCAACTACGAAACCCCGGCCGGCGACGCGAAGCCGACGACGGGTTCGAGGGAGCCCGAAGCCCCTTCCGCGCCCCTCCGGGTGGCGAGAAGCTCCGTGTCGGGGGGGAAGATCGTCTACGTCGATCGGAAGGCGGGGAGCGAAACGACCCTCGACGCGGTCGACCTCTCCGTGCGGGACCTCTCGATCCCGACGGCAGGGGGGGCAGAGCTCCCGAAGAGAATCTCCTTCACCGGCGACCTCTCCGTCAAGGGGATCCGGACGAAGGATTCCGCCATATCGGACGTTCGCGCGAAGGTGACGGCCGGCGCGGGCATCTTCGAGTTCCGCCCTGTCACGATGAAGCTCTTCGGCGGCGCGGGAGAGGGAGGGATCCGCGTCGACCTCTCCGGGGACCGGACGGCCCTGAAGGTGGGTTTCACCCTGGCGAAGTTCCGCGTCGAGGAGCCGCTCGCGGCGCTCGCGCGGAAGAAATATCTGACCGGGACGATGACGCTGACGCCGGACCTCTCCCTCCGCGGGAAGGGCGCGGACGAGATGAAGCGGACGCTCTCCGGCACCGTCTCCCTGCGGGGGGACGGGCTGACGCTGAACGGGATGGAGATCGACCGGGCGCTGTCGACGGTGGAAGCGGCGCAGCAGCTGAACCTGGCCGACGTGGGCACGTACCTGCTCACGGGCCCGCTGGGCCCCGCGGCCGTGAAGGGGTACCGCTACGGGGGCGACAGCCGGTCCACGGCCGGCGAGGCGGAGAGCAGGATCACCCGGCTGGTCTCCGACTGGACGGTGCGCAACGGCGTGGCCGAGGCCAGGGACGTCGCTTTCTCGACGGCGAAGAACCGGATCGCGCTGAAGGGGAAGCTCGACCTCGTGAACGGGCGGTTCGTGGACGTCACCGTCGCGGTGCTCGACGGAAAGGGGTGCGCAAAGCTGCGCCAGAAGATCTCGGGCCCCTTCGCCGACCCGCGGATGGACAAGATGAGCATGCTGCAGTCCGTGGCGTCGCCGCTCCTCGGGATCCTCGAACGGGAGGCAAAGCGGTTCCTCGGTCCCTCGGCGTGCGAGCCGTTCTACACGGGGACCGTGCAGCACCCGAAGTGA